One Bos taurus isolate L1 Dominette 01449 registration number 42190680 breed Hereford chromosome 3, ARS-UCD2.0, whole genome shotgun sequence DNA window includes the following coding sequences:
- the S100A14 gene encoding protein S100-A14: MGQCRSANAEDAQELSDVERAIETLIKNFHQYSVEGGKETLTPSELRDLVTQQLPHLMPSNCGLEEKIANLGNCNDSKLEFGSFWELIGEAAKSVKLENAVQGS; the protein is encoded by the exons ATGGGACAGTGTCGGTCAGCCAACGCTGAG GATGCCCAGGAACTCAGTGATGTGGAGAGGGCCATTGAGACCCTGATCAAGAATTTCCACCAGTATTCGGTGGAGGGTGGGAAGGAGACGCTGACTCCCTCCGAGCTCCGGGACCTGGTCACCCAGCAGCTGCCCCACCTCATGCCG AGCAACTGTGGGCTGGAAGAGAAAATTGCCAACTTGGGCAACTGTAACGACTCTAAACTGGAGTTCGGGAGCTTCTGGGAGCTGATTGGAGAAGCAGCCAAGAGTGTGAAGCTGGAGAATGCTGTCCAGGGGAGCTGA
- the S100A16 gene encoding protein S100-A16 isoform X1 — MADSYTELEKAVVVLVENFYKYVSKHSLVKNKISKSSFRKMLQKELNHMLTDTGNRKAADKLIQNLDANHDGRISFDEYWTLIGGITSPIANLIRQQEQQSSS, encoded by the exons ATGGCGGACTCCTACACGGAGCTAGAGAAGGCGGTGGTCGTCCTGGTGGAAAACTTCTACAAATACGTCTCCAAGCACAGCCTGGTCAAGAACAAGATCAGCAAGAGCAGCTTCCGGAAGATGCTTCAGAAAGAGCTCAACCATATGCTGACG GACACGGGGAACCGGAAGGCTGCTGACAAGCTCATCCAGAACCTGGATGCCAACCACGACGGGCGCATCAGCTTTGATGAGTACTGGACCTTGATAGGCGGCATCACTAGCCCTATCGCCAACCTTATCCGtcagcaggagcagcagagcaGCAGCTAG